Below is a window of Humulus lupulus chromosome 2, drHumLupu1.1, whole genome shotgun sequence DNA.
TTTAGAATAACCAGATACTGCAACATGTAGCAGCTTAAACTTTTCCTATATAGTAGTTCCTAGATGTTGCAATAGATCATTTCAATTATCAAGTGTAATTGCTCTGATGCATGGGCATATGTTATTTGCAGTGCATATAAGTAGACTATTATGGATTTAATAAAAAGAAACCCATTATAATTCATATACATCTTGACCACTACAGTTGCATCACACCTTATATAGTCAGCTGCTAAAATACTAAAACCAAACTAAATCACACCTTTATAGTTCAGcagaatattcatccatagaaGAGAATCATCTGAGAGTCAAAGTAGAGTCCAAGCCTCACTATATTTAGGCacaaaggaaagaaagagaaaaactGATAGTCACAATAGAATTAGAAATTTATATTAGAAAATAGAATCAAAATTATGATCCAGAAACATAAACATGAAGGAAACTGTCTGTCTATAACTGTGTACACAAACCATTATCCCTTCTAATAGTACAAAGACTAGAACCAATATATAAAATGGTTCTGAACTGAACCGAGCATCTTGCTCTTTAAGAAACTTGTCTCCAAGCATCCGAGCAAGAttcaagcctgaagaagaggcaAAAAGTGACTACTTCTTTATTTAAGATTATGGTAgtccaaaaacaaaaaaatgaagTTTAAGTACCGCATAATCGTGTTTCCCCATCTCTCAGTGGCTCTCCTCTTTCTTCCATTCTCAGTCTTTCAGTATGACTAACTACTCTATGGTCCTCCGTCATCTTAATCGGTTTCCCATTGGCACTGCTACAATTAAACATATTCAGTATAAATTATCATGCTGCTGGTATAAATTACAATGCAGGTACTTCTATAATTATATTTGGGCCACATCTaataagtattaaacaataataattttacaGAGATATATTTAAGGAAGACAAAAATAACATGATACGTGAAAGTAGttactaaactgtattaaaacaTCATAAGTTCATTGTCATGATCATGTGTGCGTTAATGTGTTTCATTAATTGCTGAAGTTTATTAtgagtttgtgatttatttgaaTTTCATTGCTGGTTGGGTTGGTTCATGATATTTTAATTTTACAGAGATATATTTAAGGAAGACTAAAATAACATGATACGTACTTCATAACACATGCTGAGTCCCCCACATTTGCACATTGTGCAAAGAAATTTTCAGCACCATCAGTCCATACCAGAAGCACTGTTGCAGTACAACCCTGAGTAAAACTAGTTATA
It encodes the following:
- the LOC133816555 gene encoding protein phosphatase 2C 70-like isoform X1; the protein is MNVDNAIVCANITSFTQGCTATVLLVWTDGAENFFAQCANVGDSACVMNSANGKPIKMTEDHRVVSHTERLRMEERGEPLRDGETRLCGLNLARMLGDKFLKEQDARFSSEPFYILVLVFVLLEGIMVCVHSYRQTVSFMFMFLDHNFDSIF
- the LOC133816555 gene encoding protein phosphatase 2C 70-like isoform X2 translates to MNVDNAIVCANITSFTQGCTATVLLVWTDGAENFFAQCANVGDSACVMNANGKPIKMTEDHRVVSHTERLRMEERGEPLRDGETRLCGLNLARMLGDKFLKEQDARFSSEPFYILVLVFVLLEGIMVCVHSYRQTVSFMFMFLDHNFDSIF